The segment TTGCAAGGTTTCCGTCAATATTAATATCGTAGCTGCCAATTCGTTCGTCCCATACCTGTTCTTTTGGGGAACCGATAGCATTTAAAAATGAGTCGAGATTGCCGGTGTTCACCATCACCTCTCCTTCCTGATTAGTTGCCACCCTCTTCATAATTGCATCTTTAGTGAAAGCATCGGCCACCATTGCGCTGTCACTTGCTCTCATTCCATCAAAAAGTTGTTCAATGGTCGCCCGGACATCTTTCACATCTTGGGTTTGGGCATTCACTGATTCAGGGACAGTAAACAGAAGGGCTGCAGCTATTAAAAGTAAAAAGTGCTTCATCGTAAATCGGTTTGGTTAAGGGTTGAACCGAATTACGGAATAATTTCTGACAAGTTTGTATAAAAATGTAATTCCCGGATAGAGCGAAAACAAAAAAGCCTTGATCTCACGACCAAGGCTTTCTCTTCTAAATATAAAATTTAAAACTTACTTACAGCAGCATGGAGAGTGGATTCTCCAACAGATTCTTCACTGTATTCAGGAATTCCGCTGCTTTAGCTCCATCCACAATTCGGTGATCACTGGAAAGTGTCACTTTCATACGCTTACCGGGAACTACTTCTCCATTTTCAACCACAGGTACATCACGGATAGCACCCACAGCTAAAATACAGGCATTTGGCGGGTTGATGATTGCGGTGAATTCCTCAATCCCAAACATGCCCAAATTACTGATGGTGAAGGTACTGCCTTCCATTTGCTCAGGCTGTAGCTTACGTTCGCGTGCCAGTCCGGCCAGTTCTTTGGTTTCTGATGAAATTTGTGCCAGACCTTTTTGGTCGGTATGACGGATAACCGGAGTCATCAATCCTTCATCAATAGCTACGGCAACGGCTACGTGAACATCACCGTGTTCTTTGATTACATCGCCATGCCATGAGCTGTTTACCGCCTGGTGACGTGTAAGAGCAATTGAGCAAGCTTTAACCACAATATCATTGAAGCTGATTTTAACTTCATTTGCTTCATTCATGGATGAACGAGCAGCCATTGCTGCCTTCATATCAATGTCGATAGTCTCGTAGAAATGCGGGTTGCTGAACTTGCTTTCGGACAAGCGGCGGGCAATGGTTTTTCTCATTTGAGATACCTTCACTTCACGGCTTTCAAGGCTCTTGAATGATGGAGCCGATGCGGATGCAGCAGCAGGCTGTGCAGATTCTTTAAAGTTCTCAATATCAGCCTTGATAATTCTGCCACCGGGACCGGAACCATCCACTCTGCCTAAATCAATTCCCCGGTCTTCAGCCATATTCCGGGCCAAAGGAGATGCCTTAATTCTTCCGTTATCGGAAGTTGAGTCTGTTGCAGGCTCAGATTTTGGCGAAGTCAAACCGGATGAACTTTCCGATGTAGTTTCTTTTTTCTCTTCAGAGGCCGTTTCTTTTACCTCCTCTTTGGAAGATGAAGAATCACTTCCTGCACCGTCAAGGATGTCTGAAATGTCTTCTCCTTCCTCACCCAGAACAGCCATCAGTCCACCCAGTGGAACGGCATCGCCTTCACCAACCAGAATTTTGAGAACGGTACCTTCATCAAAGGCTTCCACTTCCATGGTGGCTTTGTCGGTTTCTACTTCAGCAATAATATCGCCGGCCTGTACTTTATCTCCTTCGCTTACATTCCACGAGGCGATCACCCCTTCTTCCATGGTATCGCTGAGCTTCGGCATTTCAATCTTAATCGCCATAATTCTTCTAATCTAAACTGTTGAGTGAGTTGTTATTCGTATTTAAGCTTAATTCAATGTAATGGGTGTAAAAGTAAAAAGGCAAAAGGGAAAGGTGAAAAGTAAGTTGTATCCACTTTTCATCTTTCACTTTTTACTTTTGCCTAATTCCTGTAAGTAACCTGATTCACTGCCTCAATAACCTGCTTCGCATCCGGCAGCCACGCATCAAACAAAGGCTTGGAGAACGGAGCATTCACATCCGGCAGGGTAACACGCTGAACCGGAGCGTCTAAATAATCAAATGCCTCGCGCTGAATCAAGAAACCAATTTCGGCTGCAAATCCAGCAAACGGATGGGCTTCATCCACAACCACACATCGGTTGGTTTTTTTGATGGATTCAATAATCAAAGGCAGATCGAGTGGTTTAACGGTACGCGGATCTATGATTTCTACTTCC is part of the Gracilimonas sediminicola genome and harbors:
- a CDS encoding nuclear transport factor 2 family protein produces the protein MKHFLLLIAAALLFTVPESVNAQTQDVKDVRATIEQLFDGMRASDSAMVADAFTKDAIMKRVATNQEGEVMVNTGNLDSFLNAIGSPKEQVWDERIGSYDINIDGNLATVWTPFEFYIGDKFSHCGVNSFQLVKKEGDWKIFFIVDTSRQSNCVES
- a CDS encoding pyruvate dehydrogenase complex dihydrolipoamide acetyltransferase encodes the protein MAIKIEMPKLSDTMEEGVIASWNVSEGDKVQAGDIIAEVETDKATMEVEAFDEGTVLKILVGEGDAVPLGGLMAVLGEEGEDISDILDGAGSDSSSSKEEVKETASEEKKETTSESSSGLTSPKSEPATDSTSDNGRIKASPLARNMAEDRGIDLGRVDGSGPGGRIIKADIENFKESAQPAAASASAPSFKSLESREVKVSQMRKTIARRLSESKFSNPHFYETIDIDMKAAMAARSSMNEANEVKISFNDIVVKACSIALTRHQAVNSSWHGDVIKEHGDVHVAVAVAIDEGLMTPVIRHTDQKGLAQISSETKELAGLARERKLQPEQMEGSTFTISNLGMFGIEEFTAIINPPNACILAVGAIRDVPVVENGEVVPGKRMKVTLSSDHRIVDGAKAAEFLNTVKNLLENPLSMLL